The Spirosoma radiotolerans genome has a window encoding:
- a CDS encoding TonB-dependent receptor, giving the protein MKKPTVYIHFFVALLWLSTLPAWAQHTLSGKVSDADGGPLPGAAVTVEGTYKGTFTDVNGAFYLTNLKPTAVSVQVSMLGYETQRQTVDPSKNDVLSIKLSKTAVAVDEVVVSATRANQKSAIAYTDVTRRELNKLNLGQDIPQLLNFTPSIVTTSDAGAGVGYTGIRIRGSDATRVNVTLNGIPYNDAESQGTFFVNMPDFASSVSSVQIQRGVGTSTNGAGAFGASVNIQTNKLEEKPYAEVNLSGGSFGTRKVNVLAGTGLLNNHFVLDARLSKIYSDGYIDRAFSDLKSFYLSGGYYTKKSFFRLNVFSGQEKTYQAWNGVPEEFLKTNRTYNSFTYDNQTDNYQQDNYQLISSHELSKNWRANLSFFYTKGKGYYEEYRTADKFSNYGLPDVVIGDSTIRQTDLIRRLWLDNDFYGGVFSFDYNSFGKLTANIGGGWNQYKGIHYGEIIWSRVAGNTNIRDRYYQDDATKRDFNLYAKAFYQFTPKLNAFVDAQIRTIDYSFLGFNSQLQNVQQDAKLTFFNPKAGFTYTINDRSTVYASVGVGQREPNRNDYTQSTPESRPKAEKLVDYEAGYKVQNENLAFTANAYFMNYTNQLVLSGQLNDVGAYNRVNIPSSYRAGVELEAGVRLAKQLRWNVNATFSRNRVKNFTEYLDNFDNGQQESRKYGQTDISFSPNVIAGSQLLFTPAKGLELGLLSKYVGKQYLDNTSNENRKLNSYFTNDIRLIYTLKTKFAQEIAFTLLFNNVLNELYESNGYTYAYISEGKVTADNGYYPQAGRNFLAGVRIRF; this is encoded by the coding sequence ATGAAAAAACCGACGGTTTACATTCATTTTTTTGTAGCCCTGTTGTGGCTATCGACCTTGCCCGCCTGGGCACAACACACTCTTTCTGGCAAAGTCAGCGATGCCGATGGTGGTCCATTACCGGGTGCCGCCGTCACAGTTGAAGGTACTTATAAAGGCACCTTTACCGATGTTAACGGCGCGTTTTACCTCACTAACCTGAAGCCTACAGCCGTCTCAGTACAGGTTTCCATGCTGGGTTACGAAACGCAACGACAGACGGTTGATCCATCTAAAAACGATGTGCTTTCGATAAAATTATCAAAAACCGCCGTAGCCGTCGATGAGGTTGTGGTGAGTGCTACCCGAGCCAATCAGAAATCGGCCATCGCTTATACAGACGTGACGCGTCGGGAGTTGAATAAACTTAACCTGGGCCAGGATATTCCTCAACTGCTAAACTTCACGCCCTCCATCGTCACCACCTCCGATGCCGGAGCGGGCGTTGGCTATACTGGAATCCGTATTCGCGGGTCCGATGCGACGCGGGTTAATGTGACGCTCAATGGTATTCCTTATAACGATGCCGAATCGCAGGGGACGTTTTTTGTCAATATGCCGGATTTCGCTTCCTCCGTCAGTTCGGTTCAGATTCAGCGGGGCGTCGGTACATCAACCAATGGCGCTGGGGCATTTGGGGCCTCGGTTAATATTCAAACCAACAAGCTCGAAGAGAAGCCCTATGCCGAGGTAAACTTGTCGGGTGGTTCATTCGGGACGCGCAAAGTGAATGTACTGGCGGGAACGGGTCTGCTAAACAACCATTTTGTGTTGGATGCCCGCCTATCGAAAATTTATTCTGACGGTTATATCGACCGGGCCTTCTCCGACCTGAAGTCATTTTATCTCTCGGGCGGCTACTACACCAAAAAGAGTTTCTTTCGGTTGAATGTGTTTTCAGGGCAGGAAAAAACCTACCAGGCCTGGAACGGTGTGCCAGAGGAGTTTCTGAAAACCAACCGAACGTATAATTCTTTTACGTACGACAACCAGACGGACAATTATCAACAGGATAACTATCAGCTGATTAGCTCGCATGAGCTTAGCAAAAACTGGCGGGCTAACCTGTCGTTCTTCTACACGAAAGGGAAGGGCTATTATGAGGAATATCGAACGGCGGATAAATTCAGTAACTACGGCCTGCCTGATGTCGTTATCGGCGATTCGACCATTCGTCAGACGGATTTGATCCGCCGGTTGTGGCTGGACAACGATTTCTATGGTGGCGTTTTTTCGTTCGATTACAACAGCTTCGGTAAACTGACAGCTAACATTGGGGGTGGCTGGAATCAGTACAAGGGCATACACTATGGCGAGATTATCTGGTCGCGGGTGGCCGGCAATACGAATATTCGTGACCGGTATTATCAGGACGACGCGACCAAACGAGATTTTAACCTGTACGCAAAAGCATTCTACCAGTTTACGCCAAAACTCAATGCCTTTGTCGATGCGCAGATTCGTACCATCGATTACTCTTTTTTAGGGTTCAACAGTCAATTGCAAAACGTTCAGCAGGATGCCAAACTGACGTTTTTCAATCCAAAAGCTGGTTTTACATACACCATCAACGACCGTAGTACCGTCTATGCATCGGTGGGCGTAGGTCAGCGCGAGCCCAATCGAAACGATTACACACAATCAACACCTGAAAGCCGCCCAAAAGCAGAGAAATTGGTCGATTATGAAGCGGGGTATAAGGTCCAGAATGAGAATCTGGCGTTTACGGCCAATGCTTATTTCATGAACTACACGAATCAGTTGGTCTTGTCAGGTCAGTTAAATGACGTGGGTGCGTACAACCGGGTCAACATTCCGTCGAGTTACCGGGCCGGTGTTGAACTGGAAGCTGGGGTGCGGTTAGCTAAGCAACTTCGCTGGAATGTCAACGCGACCTTCAGCCGCAACCGGGTTAAAAACTTCACGGAGTATCTGGATAACTTCGATAACGGCCAGCAGGAAAGTCGAAAGTATGGCCAGACAGACATCTCGTTTTCGCCGAATGTAATTGCCGGATCGCAGTTATTGTTCACGCCCGCCAAAGGGCTGGAACTGGGCCTTCTATCGAAGTATGTGGGCAAACAATACCTGGATAATACCTCGAACGAAAATCGCAAGTTGAATTCCTATTTCACCAACGACATTCGTCTGATTTACACCCTAAAGACCAAATTCGCTCAGGAAATTGCGTTTACGTTGTTGTTTAATAATGTGCTCAATGAATTGTATGAGTCCAACGGCTACACCTACGCTTACATTTCAGAAGGCAAAGTGACCGCCGACAACGGGTATTATCCGCAAGCCGGACGGAATTTTCTGGCGGGCGTGAGGATTCGTTTCTAA